AGCTTGGTATTATGCTCGCTCGAGAAGCTATTCGATTAGCTGGTGAACAACAGCTTGATCTTGTGGAAGTGGCACCAACAGCTAAACCACCCGTTTGTCGTATTATGGATTTTGGAAAATTTAAATACGAACAACAGAAACGGGACAAAGAAACAAAAAAGAAGCAAAAAATTGTTTCTTTGAAGGAAGTAAAACTTCGTCCCGGTATTGAAGACCATGATTTTGATGTCAAGCTAAAAAATGCGCAGCGCTTTTTAGCTGACGGAGATAAAGTGAAGGTAACGATCATGTTTCGCGGTCGTGAACTTTCGCATCCTGAGCTTGGTAGACAGTTGCTTGTCAAAATGGCTGATATATTAAAAGAAACAGTCAATGTTGAGCGCGAACCAAAACTTGAGGGAAAAAATATGATTATGATTGTCGCTCCAAAGCAACATAATTAATTAAGGGGGATTCTCGCTATGCCTAAAATGAAAACACGTAGAAGTGCGGCCAAGCGGTTTAATATTACCGGAAGCGGTCAATTTAAACGTTCTAAAGCATTTAAAAGTCACATCCTGGAGAAAAAATCTCCAGCCCGTAAACGTAATTTACGCAAAGCTACGCTTGTTAGCAAATCAGATTATGATCGCGTAGTAAAAATGTTGCCTTACGCATAAAATTTACATTGAAATGAGGGATCGCACATGCCAAGAGTAAAAAAAGGCGTGACTGCACATCGTCGTCATAAAAAGATTCTTAAGTTAGCGAAAGGCTATAGAGGATCGAAAAGTAAACTGTTTAAAAAGGCCAATGAAACGGTAATGAAAGCATTGTATTATGCTCGTCGTGACCGTCGTGCGAAAAAAGGGGAATTCCGTAGATTGTGGATCGCCCGTATTAATGCAGCTGCCCGCACACAAGGTATTTCTTACAGCCAGATGATTAATGGCCTCAAAAAGGCTGGTGTAGAAGTCAATCGTAAAATGCTTGCTGATATTGCTGTTAACGATATGACTGCTTTTGAACAGCTTGTTGTTACAGCCAAAGAAAATATCTAAGCAAACAATATGTTGTTATCAAGAAAGGGTCTGCATAAGCAGATCCTTTTTTTCTAAGTATAGAAATTATAAGCTGAAACGGTACAGAAATCGTATTGCAGGCGCTCCAACATTCTACTTGACTTTCGCTTATAGTAATATGATTTCTTGAGCGTATTTAAGATATCACTTCAGCGTTTTTTTAGCAACAGGAGGAATTATGATGGAATCCATTCAAAGCACGCAAAATCAGTGGGTCAAGCTAGCAGCTTCGCTGAAACAGAAAAAGTATCGCGATGAATCGGGCCTGTTTTTA
This genomic window from Pelorhabdus rhamnosifermentans contains:
- the rplT gene encoding 50S ribosomal protein L20, encoding MPRVKKGVTAHRRHKKILKLAKGYRGSKSKLFKKANETVMKALYYARRDRRAKKGEFRRLWIARINAAARTQGISYSQMINGLKKAGVEVNRKMLADIAVNDMTAFEQLVVTAKENI
- the infC gene encoding translation initiation factor IF-3 codes for the protein MRVNEEIRVREVRVVSDTGEQLGIMLAREAIRLAGEQQLDLVEVAPTAKPPVCRIMDFGKFKYEQQKRDKETKKKQKIVSLKEVKLRPGIEDHDFDVKLKNAQRFLADGDKVKVTIMFRGRELSHPELGRQLLVKMADILKETVNVEREPKLEGKNMIMIVAPKQHN
- the rpmI gene encoding 50S ribosomal protein L35, whose translation is MPKMKTRRSAAKRFNITGSGQFKRSKAFKSHILEKKSPARKRNLRKATLVSKSDYDRVVKMLPYA